One genomic window of Desulfobulbaceae bacterium includes the following:
- a CDS encoding NifB/NifX family molybdenum-iron cluster-binding protein yields MKTAIALFGNRVSPRFDCTGDFLIVTVGDQNVSEETILTLKDDLPSAKARCLSDINVDTLICGGVDVGSEQALGYYGIKIVPNIKGEVQNVLNLFLKGELGR; encoded by the coding sequence ATGAAGACTGCCATTGCTCTTTTTGGAAATAGAGTTTCACCTCGATTTGATTGCACAGGAGATTTCCTGATCGTTACAGTGGGCGATCAGAATGTATCCGAAGAGACTATTCTTACACTCAAGGATGATCTGCCATCAGCAAAGGCTCGTTGTCTGTCAGATATTAACGTTGATACTCTAATTTGTGGAGGCGTTGATGTCGGTTCGGAGCAGGCGCTGGGTTATTATGGAATCAAGATTGTGCCTAACATCAAAGGCGAAGTTCAGAATGTATTAAATCTATTTTTAAAAGGAGAACTTGGTCGTTAA
- a CDS encoding metal-dependent transcriptional regulator, which translates to MPKELPLSENLEDYLEVILELEKSNKVARAKDIADKIGVQSASVTGALKSLEKKGLINYEPYSFVTLTSKGEKIARQITRNHSVLENFLINVLQIDKKTANETACRMEHAITEEATERLVSFIDFIYNCPKAGEGWIQSFTVECAKGGRDWQKCTKCIETCSKNHLEAAPK; encoded by the coding sequence ATGCCCAAGGAGTTGCCTCTCTCAGAAAATCTTGAGGATTATCTTGAAGTTATACTGGAACTTGAAAAATCAAATAAGGTGGCAAGAGCAAAAGACATTGCTGATAAAATCGGGGTACAAAGTGCGTCGGTAACGGGAGCTCTTAAATCTCTGGAAAAGAAGGGTTTGATTAATTACGAGCCCTACAGCTTTGTTACCTTGACCAGTAAAGGTGAAAAGATTGCCAGACAAATCACCAGAAACCATAGTGTGCTTGAAAATTTTCTGATCAATGTTCTCCAAATTGATAAAAAAACCGCTAACGAAACCGCCTGCCGCATGGAACATGCGATTACCGAAGAGGCAACAGAACGTCTAGTTAGCTTTATTGATTTTATTTATAACTGCCCGAAAGCAGGCGAAGGCTGGATCCAGTCCTTCACTGTTGAATGCGCAAAAGGCGGGCGTGATTGGCAGAAATGCACAAAATGTATTGAAACATGCAGCAAAAACCATTTGGAAGCGGCCCCCAAATAA
- a CDS encoding metal-dependent transcriptional regulator — MDEKFEEILEAIWAAGENNNFSVEAINKRCAVDFSDEDLIELVKEGMIVKDDDKVFFSSKGKEVAQSIMRRHRLAEVLVTSILKVKSSEMEKIACQVEHCLQPEVEESICILLGHPEVCPDGKPIPKGRCCDRGVKVVNNTVVSLNTLAPGEKGKITYIKPGSHSNLHQLISFGLNPGVVVTVHRKSPAFCIKFENTELAIDEEIVKNIFVWRLVG, encoded by the coding sequence ATGGATGAGAAATTTGAAGAAATTCTCGAAGCGATCTGGGCTGCTGGTGAAAACAATAATTTTTCAGTTGAAGCGATCAACAAGAGATGTGCGGTTGATTTCAGTGATGAGGATTTGATCGAATTAGTAAAAGAAGGGATGATTGTCAAAGATGATGACAAGGTCTTTTTCTCCAGTAAGGGAAAAGAGGTTGCTCAAAGCATTATGCGCAGGCATCGTTTGGCTGAAGTTCTTGTGACCAGTATTTTAAAAGTGAAGAGTTCTGAAATGGAGAAGATTGCCTGTCAGGTAGAGCACTGTCTGCAACCGGAAGTAGAAGAATCAATCTGTATTCTGTTGGGGCATCCTGAAGTTTGTCCAGATGGAAAACCAATCCCAAAGGGGAGGTGCTGTGACCGTGGTGTGAAGGTGGTTAATAATACGGTTGTCAGTTTAAATACACTTGCACCAGGTGAGAAGGGCAAGATTACCTACATAAAGCCTGGCAGTCACTCCAATCTGCATCAGCTTATCTCCTTTGGTCTAAACCCTGGTGTTGTGGTTACTGTTCACAGAAAAAGCCCCGCATTCTGCATTAAATTTGAGAACACTGAACTTGCCATTGATGAGGAGATCGTTAAAAATATTTTTGTGTGGCGATTAGTTGGTTGA
- a CDS encoding sigma 54-interacting transcriptional regulator, giving the protein MKFDRNEFSFDGVGLWILDSIADGVFTVDQNLNITSFNKAAEDITGVPCADAIGQKCFDVFRANICQSTCALKQSIKTGENIVNLDINILNAKGCKVPITVSTSVLRNKADQIIGGVSTFRDISTIDTLRKEISKQYVFEDIVSKNNKIHSILSTLPDIAESESTVLIEGPSGSGKELFAKAIHKLSERKGKFVALNCAALPDTLLESELFGYKKGAFTGAKKDKAGRFALAEKGTLFLDEIGDVSPALQLRLLRVLQEKEYEPLGGTVTVKSDVRIVAATNKHLRELVDCGHFRDDLYFRLNVIKIPLPPLYEHKEDIPLLVDHFIVKFNGLKAKKIKSCSPTVMNYLMKYDYPGNIRELENIIEYCFVLCHGKVIEEHHLPIEFIECSLQKSLDDKPVQQKVNFSNAEVGVIMDALEKFNGCRRVTAEYLGIEKTTLWRKMKKYGIYFPADKISTN; this is encoded by the coding sequence ATGAAGTTTGATCGAAATGAGTTTTCTTTTGACGGGGTGGGGCTGTGGATTCTTGACTCTATTGCCGATGGGGTATTTACCGTAGACCAAAACCTCAACATCACGTCATTCAACAAAGCCGCTGAGGATATCACCGGTGTCCCATGTGCTGACGCTATTGGCCAGAAATGCTTTGATGTCTTTCGGGCCAATATCTGTCAGTCAACTTGTGCCCTGAAACAGTCTATTAAGACCGGGGAAAACATAGTTAATCTCGATATTAATATTCTGAATGCCAAGGGCTGTAAAGTTCCAATTACCGTGAGTACTTCGGTACTGCGCAATAAAGCTGATCAAATAATTGGTGGTGTTTCAACGTTTCGGGATATTTCGACAATCGATACCTTGAGAAAGGAGATCAGCAAGCAGTATGTCTTTGAAGATATTGTTAGTAAAAACAATAAGATACATAGTATATTGTCGACCTTGCCTGATATCGCCGAAAGCGAATCTACTGTCTTAATCGAAGGGCCAAGCGGCTCGGGCAAGGAACTTTTTGCTAAGGCAATTCATAAATTAAGTGAAAGAAAGGGAAAGTTTGTTGCTTTAAATTGTGCAGCGCTTCCCGATACACTGCTTGAATCTGAGCTTTTTGGTTATAAGAAAGGCGCATTTACAGGTGCTAAAAAGGATAAAGCTGGAAGGTTCGCTCTGGCCGAAAAAGGTACATTGTTTCTTGATGAGATTGGTGACGTTTCACCAGCCCTTCAGCTCCGACTGTTACGAGTTCTACAGGAAAAAGAGTATGAGCCTCTGGGCGGAACTGTAACCGTTAAGAGTGATGTTCGTATTGTTGCCGCAACTAATAAACACTTACGTGAACTGGTTGATTGTGGACATTTTCGAGATGATCTGTACTTTCGTCTCAATGTGATTAAAATTCCCTTGCCACCGCTATATGAGCACAAGGAAGACATTCCCCTGCTGGTTGACCATTTTATTGTCAAGTTTAACGGTTTGAAGGCCAAGAAGATCAAGAGTTGCTCGCCAACGGTGATGAACTACCTGATGAAGTATGATTATCCCGGAAATATAAGGGAGTTGGAAAACATTATTGAGTATTGTTTTGTGCTTTGTCATGGGAAAGTCATCGAGGAGCACCATCTCCCAATCGAATTTATCGAATGCTCTCTGCAAAAAAGCCTTGATGATAAGCCCGTTCAGCAGAAGGTAAATTTCTCCAACGCAGAAGTTGGTGTGATTATGGATGCTTTAGAAAAATTTAATGGCTGTCGACGAGTGACAGCTGAATATTTAGGTATTGAAAAAACAACGCTTTGGCGTAAAATGAAAAAGTACGGAATATATTTCCCCGCCGATAAAATCAGTACCAACTAA
- a CDS encoding response regulator, which produces MKFFSIKDKLTLTVGACLVFSLGLVITYSIITIRQQAIKVAEKSAANSSQSFADKIQMNIAHFHETASAMADSFAGANHYESNFKLTRETAIDMLANILVEHENLSAVYTVWEPDAFDNFDFANRGQQGSDATGRFSPYWQRNSDGSLELTTAKIHLTETNQVGHKYFHPKNTLEHLIIPSRSQEGKRLTDFSLAVPIVFKGQFLGVVGVVIDPVFLQTLPVNSKNFEQGTTVSIVSETGLILADSENPQHIGLNIGRVGADDLDRDLRLLKGEVQTGVFEDEHFELFQPVALKNTTERLSVIARFPINSVTAGARKLLGNMLILAGIMLLSALIVIRLISRKFTQPIEALIVATQKMSTGQLRDPLRINSMDELGELTNNFNVMFLRRQEAEKESEQRQNSLEAIFGSAPVGMVFFDENYLVLRVNSAAEALFNNTHAAMITKRPGNAFCCVNAKTLPCGSTDSCKGCQLIDALKYVLMTGSSVRKMEIQVTHENDDGKTTTPWLEINVETVSLEGKKNIVLVLSDITDRKKTELKLAEYSAGLKEKVKERTNELEVINERLYKEVQIRAETELHLKETADKLSIDKVKLEWANNEVRELMKSSYTDSNVRFKNQSLMKCWEEKGCEKCDCPSYMSDDLRCWLQVGTFCDGGFATDVSKKIRNCEKCKVYLNATDDPISSIGEYFNTMMSILSSRAKELDKARITAQKAALAKSEFLANMSHEIRTPMNGVVGMVELLKDTALDKEQRDYLETIENSSEALLTIINDILDFSKIDAGKLELEKIDFDLREVMDSISDILAFQAHEKNLEFVCQVLPKVPSKLVGDPGRLRQIIINLVGNAIKFTNAGEVVVSVTVEEEIDDVVGLRFTVSDTGIGLPEGKVSELFNPFTQADGAVTRKFGGTGLGLTICRRLTELMSGVIDAGNREEGGADFWFTAYFNRQLTSEEKLPCLESVDPQQVNILVVDGNTTNRLWVSTLLDSWQFKSDVAGNLDEAVEKLIAARESDLPFKIVITSMKFDTAFEKFLDRAMEGEALARKVVEMGMTDLHLILMSNIGLRGDAARLERLGFSAFLTKPVKQSTLFDCIMTALESDHAKRFDRIERKTLSTPENSPLYCYAKILIAEDNTTNIKVARGLLQKFGVEADVVNNGLEAVEALRGTEYDLIFMDCQMPVMDGYAATAEIRKLLGEKSVTPIVAMTANALVGDREKCLDAGMDDYISKPLSVSAISYIMSKWLSCSKPMTEGETGNLSDTDEAVSGEPVAAKTQIVLDKDDLVGRLGGDEELAHEVLRSFLEEMPGKIDELSVIIEQQDFTKIKSLGHLIKGMGRNISALDFQEIAFGIEKAGEGNEAEKAVALFPELKVRFDLVVAEIKRHIGV; this is translated from the coding sequence ATGAAATTTTTTTCGATCAAAGATAAGCTGACATTAACCGTTGGCGCCTGCCTTGTATTTTCACTTGGTCTAGTAATCACCTATTCGATTATTACAATTCGCCAGCAAGCCATAAAAGTTGCCGAGAAATCGGCAGCTAATTCTTCGCAGTCGTTTGCAGATAAAATTCAAATGAATATTGCCCATTTTCATGAAACTGCGTCAGCAATGGCCGATTCATTTGCCGGGGCGAATCACTATGAATCAAACTTTAAGCTTACCCGTGAAACTGCTATCGACATGTTGGCAAATATTCTCGTTGAACATGAAAATCTTTCAGCGGTCTATACCGTTTGGGAGCCGGATGCCTTTGATAATTTTGATTTTGCTAATAGAGGTCAACAGGGCAGTGATGCAACAGGGAGATTCAGTCCTTATTGGCAAAGAAATTCCGACGGTTCACTCGAACTTACAACGGCCAAAATTCACCTGACAGAGACAAATCAGGTAGGGCATAAATATTTTCATCCTAAAAATACACTGGAGCATCTGATAATCCCTTCAAGATCACAAGAAGGTAAGCGGTTAACAGATTTTTCATTAGCTGTTCCAATTGTGTTTAAAGGTCAATTCCTGGGTGTCGTTGGTGTTGTAATAGATCCTGTTTTTCTGCAGACCTTGCCTGTTAATTCAAAAAACTTTGAACAGGGTACAACGGTTTCGATTGTTTCTGAAACTGGTTTGATACTTGCTGATTCCGAAAACCCGCAACATATTGGTCTTAATATCGGAAGGGTAGGAGCAGACGATTTGGACCGCGATCTTCGGTTGCTTAAAGGAGAGGTACAGACAGGCGTGTTTGAGGATGAACATTTTGAACTGTTTCAGCCTGTTGCATTAAAGAACACGACAGAACGTTTATCGGTTATTGCTCGTTTCCCAATTAACTCTGTAACAGCTGGCGCCAGGAAACTGCTTGGTAATATGTTGATTCTTGCGGGAATAATGCTGTTGTCTGCCCTTATCGTTATCCGGTTAATTTCACGCAAGTTCACCCAGCCGATTGAGGCGCTTATAGTTGCAACCCAAAAAATGAGTACCGGCCAACTGCGTGACCCATTGCGCATTAACTCAATGGATGAGCTTGGCGAACTTACTAATAATTTCAATGTCATGTTCCTCAGACGGCAGGAGGCAGAAAAGGAAAGTGAGCAGAGGCAAAACAGCCTCGAAGCCATTTTTGGGTCGGCTCCCGTTGGTATGGTCTTTTTTGATGAGAACTACTTGGTGCTCCGTGTAAACAGTGCTGCGGAGGCACTTTTCAATAATACACACGCTGCTATGATCACTAAGCGTCCGGGTAATGCTTTTTGTTGTGTTAATGCCAAAACACTACCTTGTGGCAGTACTGATTCATGCAAGGGCTGTCAGTTAATCGATGCCTTGAAATATGTTTTGATGACAGGTAGTTCTGTTCGGAAGATGGAGATCCAGGTAACCCATGAAAATGATGATGGGAAGACGACTACACCATGGCTGGAAATTAATGTGGAGACTGTCAGTCTTGAAGGTAAGAAGAATATTGTTCTTGTTTTGTCCGACATTACTGATCGTAAAAAGACGGAGTTGAAACTTGCTGAATACTCTGCGGGTCTTAAAGAAAAGGTAAAGGAACGGACAAATGAGTTGGAAGTTATCAATGAACGGCTATACAAGGAGGTGCAGATCCGTGCTGAGACAGAGTTACATCTCAAAGAGACAGCCGATAAACTGAGCATTGATAAGGTGAAGCTGGAGTGGGCAAATAATGAGGTCCGTGAGCTCATGAAGAGCTCCTACACTGACAGCAATGTGCGTTTCAAAAATCAGAGTCTTATGAAATGTTGGGAGGAGAAGGGCTGTGAAAAATGTGATTGTCCGTCGTATATGTCTGATGACCTTCGCTGCTGGCTGCAAGTAGGCACTTTTTGTGATGGCGGTTTTGCAACAGATGTCAGTAAGAAAATACGCAATTGTGAGAAATGTAAAGTCTATCTCAATGCTACCGACGATCCGATCTCATCAATAGGTGAATATTTCAATACAATGATGTCAATTCTGTCTTCCAGGGCAAAAGAGTTGGATAAGGCACGAATAACTGCGCAAAAAGCCGCACTAGCCAAGAGTGAATTTCTGGCCAACATGAGTCACGAGATTAGAACGCCCATGAACGGAGTTGTTGGCATGGTTGAATTGTTGAAAGATACGGCCTTGGATAAGGAGCAACGTGATTACCTGGAAACAATCGAAAACAGCTCGGAGGCGCTGCTTACCATTATTAACGATATCTTGGACTTCTCAAAAATTGATGCAGGAAAACTTGAACTTGAAAAAATAGATTTTGATTTACGTGAAGTGATGGATTCAATCAGTGATATTCTGGCGTTTCAGGCTCATGAGAAAAATCTTGAATTTGTCTGTCAGGTTTTACCGAAAGTACCCTCCAAGCTTGTAGGTGATCCGGGACGTCTTCGACAGATTATTATTAACCTTGTTGGTAATGCTATAAAATTTACTAATGCTGGTGAGGTTGTTGTTTCGGTGACTGTTGAAGAAGAAATTGATGATGTTGTTGGTTTACGCTTTACTGTTTCTGATACTGGGATTGGTCTCCCTGAAGGAAAAGTTTCTGAGCTTTTTAATCCGTTTACCCAAGCGGATGGGGCTGTAACCCGAAAGTTTGGAGGAACGGGCCTTGGTCTGACCATATGCAGGCGTTTAACAGAGTTGATGTCTGGAGTAATTGATGCCGGAAACAGAGAAGAGGGTGGTGCTGATTTTTGGTTCACGGCCTATTTTAATCGTCAGCTGACTTCTGAAGAAAAACTACCTTGTCTGGAAAGTGTTGATCCGCAGCAGGTAAATATTCTTGTAGTTGATGGGAATACTACGAATCGACTTTGGGTTTCAACTCTTCTGGATTCATGGCAGTTTAAATCAGATGTGGCGGGAAATCTTGATGAGGCGGTGGAAAAATTAATTGCTGCCAGAGAGAGCGACTTACCATTTAAGATAGTCATTACCAGCATGAAGTTTGATACAGCCTTTGAAAAATTTCTTGATAGAGCAATGGAGGGAGAGGCGCTGGCAAGAAAAGTCGTTGAAATGGGTATGACGGATCTGCATCTTATCCTGATGTCAAATATTGGTTTGCGTGGAGATGCCGCTAGACTTGAACGGCTTGGTTTTTCAGCGTTTCTGACTAAACCAGTAAAACAATCGACTCTGTTTGATTGCATTATGACTGCTCTTGAGAGTGACCATGCTAAGCGATTTGACAGAATTGAACGAAAGACTCTCAGCACACCAGAAAATTCACCACTGTATTGCTATGCAAAGATTCTGATAGCAGAGGATAATACGACAAATATTAAAGTAGCCCGTGGTTTACTACAGAAATTCGGCGTGGAGGCGGATGTCGTAAATAATGGACTGGAAGCGGTAGAGGCGCTTAGGGGAACAGAGTATGATCTAATTTTTATGGATTGTCAGATGCCGGTTATGGATGGCTATGCTGCGACGGCAGAAATACGAAAATTGTTAGGGGAGAAGAGTGTGACGCCTATTGTTGCAATGACAGCAAATGCACTGGTTGGCGATCGAGAGAAATGCCTGGATGCGGGTATGGATGATTATATCAGCAAACCATTAAGCGTATCTGCAATATCTTACATTATGTCTAAATGGCTCAGTTGTTCAAAACCTATGACCGAAGGTGAGACTGGCAATCTTAGTGATACGGATGAAGCTGTATCTGGTGAACCTGTTGCAGCTAAGACTCAAATTGTACTGGATAAAGATGATCTGGTTGGTAGATTAGGGGGAGACGAAGAGTTGGCACATGAGGTACTTCGATCTTTTCTTGAAGAGATGCCTGGAAAAATTGATGAGCTTTCCGTGATAATCGAACAGCAGGATTTTACAAAAATTAAAAGTTTGGGCCATCTTATAAAGGGTATGGGGCGAAATATCAGCGCGCTTGATTTTCAGGAGATTGCCTTCGGGATTGAAAAGGCAGGAGAGGGAAATGAGGCTGAGAAGGCTGTTGCTTTATTTCCTGAACTTAAAGTTCGGTTCGATCTAGTAGTTGCAGAGATTAAGAGACACATCGGGGTATAG
- a CDS encoding cytochrome b/b6 domain-containing protein, with protein sequence MSSSHKSVYVHHAPIRVWHWVNAVGFVFLILTGIQIRFAENLQIVSLEEAIHLHNYVGFMVIHNYFLWLLYGLFSGQIRAYIPNPKRWIARAKLQIRYYVYGIFVGDPNPHQMTEKNKFNVLQQKTYATIMFVLIPAQMLSGLFLWKVQQFENIINMLGGTMIVNTVHVLLFFFFTSFIFGHIYLATLGHTPLAHIKAMFTGYEELDEASPSTTKQPVSEYS encoded by the coding sequence ATGAGTTCTTCGCATAAGTCAGTCTATGTGCATCACGCACCAATCAGGGTCTGGCATTGGGTTAATGCTGTGGGGTTTGTATTTTTAATCCTGACAGGAATTCAGATTCGATTTGCTGAAAACCTGCAAATCGTCTCGCTGGAAGAAGCAATTCATCTGCATAACTATGTGGGTTTCATGGTGATTCACAACTACTTCCTTTGGCTGCTGTACGGTCTGTTTTCTGGTCAAATACGCGCATATATCCCCAATCCAAAACGCTGGATAGCCAGAGCAAAATTACAGATCCGTTACTATGTTTATGGTATCTTTGTTGGTGACCCTAACCCGCATCAGATGACAGAAAAAAATAAGTTCAACGTTCTTCAACAAAAGACCTATGCAACGATTATGTTCGTATTAATTCCAGCTCAAATGTTGTCAGGTCTATTTTTATGGAAAGTCCAACAGTTTGAAAACATCATAAATATGCTGGGTGGAACTATGATAGTCAATACAGTCCATGTACTTCTTTTCTTTTTCTTTACATCGTTTATATTTGGCCATATTTATCTAGCAACCTTAGGCCATACGCCCCTTGCGCATATAAAGGCCATGTTTACAGGATACGAAGAACTTGACGAAGCATCACCAAGCACCACCAAACAACCAGTATCAGAATACTCCTGA
- a CDS encoding response regulator translates to MKILIADDDKTIHISFTKPLVNKGHEVLNAYDGEEAYEKAKAEMPDLILLDVTMPGMDGRDVCKKLKQSVDTKKITIVMLTAKDQQFDRQVGFEVGADDYIVKPCSVAFIERVLNKMK, encoded by the coding sequence ATGAAAATTTTGATTGCTGACGATGATAAGACGATTCACATTTCATTTACCAAGCCGTTGGTGAATAAGGGTCACGAGGTGCTTAATGCCTATGATGGTGAGGAAGCCTACGAAAAGGCCAAAGCAGAGATGCCTGATTTGATACTTCTTGATGTCACTATGCCGGGAATGGATGGCAGGGATGTCTGTAAAAAACTTAAACAGTCCGTTGATACTAAAAAAATTACAATCGTCATGCTGACCGCCAAGGACCAGCAGTTTGATCGACAGGTTGGTTTTGAAGTGGGAGCTGATGACTATATAGTTAAGCCATGCTCAGTTGCTTTTATTGAGCGTGTTCTTAACAAAATGAAGTGA
- the recO gene encoding DNA repair protein RecO translates to MPIQQTTAIVIHVADQGESDKLITFYSPQNGKFKAIAKGAKRSIKRFVNKLELFSLVSISYHDQYSIPLLSEADLINCYLTLRHNYPAYVQATLICELIRNWTHENDGDEILFRYIIWIFSQLNGNSSSNNHLLLFLVKFYNQLGYQPNINSCCACGQLTPQIGPFSFRPSLGGILCRRCSTETTPIIPLTISTLKLLQKAFLLPASKLNRLHFTSKSKEEALHFFKRYDRYLLDRELQSWGFII, encoded by the coding sequence ATGCCAATCCAGCAAACAACTGCTATCGTGATCCATGTCGCTGATCAAGGCGAATCGGACAAGCTTATAACGTTTTACAGCCCACAGAACGGCAAATTTAAGGCCATTGCTAAAGGTGCTAAACGAAGCATAAAGCGATTTGTTAATAAACTTGAACTCTTCAGCCTCGTCTCTATCTCCTACCATGATCAATACTCAATTCCATTACTTAGCGAAGCTGACCTGATCAACTGTTATCTCACCCTTCGCCACAACTACCCTGCCTACGTACAGGCAACACTCATATGCGAACTTATCCGCAACTGGACCCACGAAAACGATGGCGATGAAATTCTATTTCGCTACATTATCTGGATTTTTTCGCAATTAAACGGCAACAGCTCTAGCAACAACCACCTACTGCTTTTTCTGGTTAAATTTTACAACCAACTGGGCTACCAACCCAACATCAACTCCTGTTGCGCCTGCGGCCAATTAACTCCACAAATTGGCCCTTTCAGCTTCCGCCCTTCACTTGGAGGTATACTCTGCAGGCGATGCTCAACAGAAACTACCCCCATTATCCCACTGACAATCAGCACACTAAAACTGCTGCAAAAGGCCTTTCTTTTGCCAGCAAGCAAGCTCAACCGTCTTCACTTTACTTCAAAATCTAAGGAAGAAGCACTGCATTTCTTCAAACGATATGATCGATACCTGCTTGATCGGGAGCTTCAGTCCTGGGGCTTTATCATTTAA
- a CDS encoding ferrous iron transporter B, whose product MKNCDTCHSCNCDPLDLSPIESGSVQKNYVIVGNMNVGKSTLFARIRGVKAASVNIPGITVAVKSGRIKSTGARVFDTPGIHSIFSANEDERASRDILLSPKLQDAGKAIILVADAKNLKRSIAIALQYAEYGLPMLFVVNMIDEAASRGIEIDYQKLSEELGMEICTTIAREGIGVTELISGLGKIRPVQAVMRYSDKIEKFLELVHKLLSPDLLSSRALGLLILTGDRGSEQYIKDTFGEGTLAQVRQLAKHYRQEGSADIEIVLGNQYHKEAARITAIVQDVEPKTKNPFILKFGDWCTKTSTGVPIALAVIAAMYFFVGSFGATFLVDSINGIVFEGLIIPWTTKIVQYLPNEFLRDMIIDPDFGVLPTGVFLALGLVLPVIFCFYIAFGILEDSGYLPRISILLDRVFQLIGLNGKGVIPLVMGFSCVTMALLTTRVLNTDKEKNISCFLLFLCMPCAPLIAVMLIILDKMPASAAFTVFGLILLQILIAGFLANKFLRGRRTPLLLEIPPMRIPKLQAVVKMSAIKSLFFMKEAVPVFIYASVAVFIFQRIGGLEMLENTFGPIIGRVMGLPEQSIQVFIKTMIRRESGAVELQHLSSTYTNLQLVVNLLVMTFIAPCINAIIVLFKERGGRAASTIMVAVVAYAIVLGSIVNHFCLVVGITFT is encoded by the coding sequence ATGAAAAATTGTGATACTTGCCACTCCTGTAACTGTGATCCACTTGATTTGAGCCCGATTGAAAGCGGTTCTGTGCAGAAAAACTATGTCATTGTTGGCAATATGAATGTTGGTAAGTCAACCCTCTTTGCTAGAATCAGAGGAGTTAAAGCTGCCAGTGTTAATATTCCCGGAATTACTGTTGCGGTAAAAAGTGGTCGGATCAAATCAACTGGTGCCAGGGTTTTTGACACACCAGGTATTCACTCAATTTTTTCCGCCAATGAAGATGAGAGGGCATCACGCGATATTCTTTTGTCTCCCAAACTCCAGGATGCCGGAAAAGCTATCATTCTGGTAGCTGATGCCAAGAATTTAAAACGTTCCATAGCTATTGCCCTGCAATACGCAGAATACGGTCTGCCAATGCTCTTTGTTGTCAATATGATTGATGAGGCAGCATCGCGTGGTATTGAAATTGACTATCAGAAACTTTCAGAAGAGCTTGGCATGGAGATATGTACGACTATCGCCAGGGAAGGTATAGGTGTTACTGAACTGATTTCTGGCCTGGGAAAAATTCGTCCAGTGCAAGCAGTCATGCGATATTCAGATAAAATAGAAAAGTTTCTTGAACTGGTTCATAAGTTGTTGTCGCCAGATCTGCTTTCATCGAGGGCGCTAGGGCTTTTGATCCTTACAGGTGATCGGGGCAGTGAACAATACATTAAAGATACGTTTGGGGAGGGAACGCTAGCGCAGGTGCGACAGTTGGCTAAGCACTACAGGCAGGAAGGTTCAGCTGACATTGAAATTGTGCTTGGCAATCAATACCATAAAGAAGCTGCCAGGATTACGGCTATCGTTCAGGATGTCGAGCCCAAGACCAAAAATCCATTCATCTTAAAATTTGGCGATTGGTGTACAAAAACTTCAACTGGGGTGCCAATTGCCCTGGCAGTAATCGCCGCAATGTATTTTTTCGTGGGTTCATTTGGTGCAACCTTTTTAGTTGATTCAATAAATGGCATCGTCTTTGAGGGGCTGATTATCCCCTGGACAACAAAAATTGTTCAGTATCTGCCTAACGAATTTTTGCGAGATATGATTATTGACCCCGATTTTGGCGTTTTACCAACGGGTGTCTTTCTGGCGTTGGGGTTAGTTTTACCGGTAATTTTTTGTTTTTACATCGCCTTTGGAATATTGGAAGATTCTGGCTATCTGCCGCGTATCTCAATTTTGCTTGATCGGGTTTTTCAGCTGATAGGTCTTAACGGAAAAGGAGTTATTCCTTTGGTTATGGGCTTTTCGTGCGTAACGATGGCCTTGTTGACAACCAGGGTGCTTAACACCGATAAAGAAAAAAATATTTCCTGCTTTTTGTTGTTCCTGTGTATGCCTTGCGCCCCTCTGATAGCTGTCATGTTGATTATTCTAGATAAAATGCCTGCTTCGGCGGCTTTTACGGTTTTTGGCCTGATCTTGTTGCAAATTTTAATTGCCGGGTTTCTGGCCAATAAATTTTTGCGTGGCAGACGGACTCCATTATTGCTTGAAATTCCACCAATGAGAATTCCTAAATTGCAGGCGGTGGTCAAGATGTCAGCTATTAAGTCGCTTTTCTTTATGAAGGAGGCTGTCCCGGTTTTTATTTATGCCTCGGTGGCGGTTTTTATTTTTCAAAGAATTGGTGGTCTTGAGATGCTTGAGAATACATTTGGTCCCATAATTGGTAGGGTGATGGGGCTTCCTGAGCAGAGTATTCAGGTATTCATCAAAACAATGATACGGCGTGAGTCTGGAGCAGTGGAACTTCAACACTTAAGCAGCACCTACACAAACTTACAGCTCGTTGTTAATCTACTGGTTATGACATTTATCGCTCCATGTATAAATGCCATTATTGTATTATTTAAAGAGCGCGGCGGGCGTGCAGCGTCAACTATTATGGTTGCAGTTGTTGCTTATGCCATTGTTCTTGGCAGTATTGTAAATCACTTTTGCCTTGTTGTGGGCATTACATTTACTTGA